A single region of the Candidatus Melainabacteria bacterium genome encodes:
- a CDS encoding response regulator transcription factor, with protein MGERSRSDLDEKSSLDLAAHCREKVDRKMPKLLLADDDNQLRQLVGDWLEHENYNVDLACDGPEAKEYLLSGDYDVLILDWSMPEPSGIELCKWFRAKGGSTPIIMLTGKDEIEHKEVGFSAGVDDYLTKPFELRELAARLRALLRRGNVAASRTVKVGPLVLDPDSHSVTVDGGPLTLTATEFAVLEFLGRHPNQVFNANALLDRVWSSSSEVSPDTVRVYIKRLRAKFEGIGYPDLIQNIHGVGYKLNVV; from the coding sequence GTGGGCGAAAGGTCGCGTTCAGACCTGGATGAAAAGTCGAGTTTAGACCTGGCTGCCCATTGCAGGGAAAAGGTAGACCGAAAAATGCCGAAATTGCTTCTAGCAGATGACGACAATCAGCTCCGCCAACTCGTGGGTGACTGGTTAGAACATGAGAATTACAACGTAGACCTCGCCTGCGACGGACCTGAAGCAAAAGAATATCTGTTATCCGGTGACTACGACGTGCTCATCCTCGATTGGAGCATGCCGGAACCTTCCGGCATCGAACTCTGCAAATGGTTCAGGGCAAAAGGCGGCAGCACGCCAATTATTATGCTGACTGGTAAAGACGAAATCGAACACAAAGAAGTCGGGTTCAGCGCCGGAGTAGACGATTACCTCACCAAACCATTCGAATTGCGAGAACTGGCGGCGCGCTTGCGGGCTCTGCTGCGACGTGGAAATGTGGCAGCATCGCGCACTGTCAAGGTTGGTCCTCTTGTGCTGGACCCTGACAGCCACAGCGTCACTGTTGACGGTGGACCGCTGACACTAACAGCGACAGAATTTGCGGTGCTCGAGTTTCTCGGACGTCATCCCAACCAGGTCTTTAACGCGAACGCGCTTTTGGACCGAGTTTGGAGCAGCTCATCCGAGGTATCACCAGATACGGTGCGCGTCTACATCAAGCGACTGCGAGCGAAATTCGAAGGCATTGGATATCCCGACTTGATTCAGAACATACACGGCGTTGGTTATAAATTGAACGTGGTGTGA